The following nucleotide sequence is from Candidatus Polarisedimenticolia bacterium.
GTACAGCAATGATGCGATGCGCCTGGTAGGATCGGCGGGCCTGACCCGAGTTGTTTCATATACGGCCGACTCGGGCTAATACGCCCACTGGCTACCTTCTCGGCTCATACCGCATCGCTACGGCCCCCGAGCCGAACTCCAGCCGGCTCACGAGCTTCAAGTCGACATGCTTCGATAAGCCTGCGAACAACGTCGGCCCATGCCCCGCTAGCCTGGGGTGCACGACGAACTCGTACTCATCGATCAACCCCAGCTCCGCCAACGCCTGCGGGAGCTTCACGCCTCCCACGAACAGTTCTTTACCCGGCTCCTGCTTGAGCCGCTCAACGGCCTTTCCCAGATCCCGCGCACGAGCTCCGCGTTCCAATCGACCCGGTCCAGGGTGCTGGACACGACGTACTTCTTTGCCGCGTCGATCGTCCGGGCGAAGGGCTCCATCCAAGGTTCCATCCAATCAGGCCTCGCTCCCGTCGGCGCCGGCGCCCGCCACGCGGCCTCCATCATTTGGTAAATCACCCGGCCGAAGAGGAGGGCATCGGCCCGGTCGAGGTTCTCGGCCGCGTGACGATGCAAGTCTTCGTCTGAGGGTATTGCACGATGATCGCAGCCCCCGTCCAATGTGACGTTGATGGAATACCGGAGGGGTCGCATTACGTAAGAGTACCATTCGCCATAGGATTCTCAGTCGGTTGGCGTAGTGCGGCGTTGACGCCCGGCGCCGGCCTGCGCTAAGGTGGGAGGCGCTCCCCCAAGCAGCGACAGGCAGCGCCCTCGCCAGCGGGCCGGGTGGCCGCATGATCGAGAAACCGCAGACCGGACAGGGAACCCGGCGCGCGCCGCGGCGGGCGAAGCCGCTCAGCCGCCTCAAGATCGGCGACGAGTGGACGGCGATCCAGATCATCGCCCGCTCGCAGGCCAATCCCCAGAAGGCGGTCGCGGAGCTGGTGGAGAACTCCATCGACGCCGGGGCGACCCGCATCATCATCACGCGCGGGCGCCGCCGCGGCCGGGTCTTCCTGCGGGTCTCGGATGACGGACGGGGGGTGCCGCTCAATGAAGAGGGCATCCCGGACTTTGACTATGTCGCGACGCACATCTGCGACTCCCTCAAGCGGCGCCTGGGCGAGCGCCAGCGCGGCGGTGTCCAGGGGGAGTTTGGCATCGGGCTCCTGGGATTCTGGTCGATCGGCCGCGAGCTGGAGATGGTGTCGCAGACCGGAGAGGCGCCGCCGCACATGATGATCCTGCGCAGCGGGTCCAGGACCTACGAGCGCCGCCGCAATCTGGGAGGCCGCACGGGGCCGGGGGTGGACGTCACGATCCACGAGGTCCACCGCGAGGTCCAGAGCCGGCTGACGGCGGAGAGGCTGCAGCGTTATCTCGGCGAGGAGCTGCGCGAGCGGATCCGGCGACAGGGAGTGACAATCGTTCTCGAGGACCGCCTGCCCCCCTCCAAGACACTGGAGGTGCGCCCGGCGGTGTTCCGCGGCGAGCGGATCGTCGAGATCGGCGAAATTCCGGTGGCGGATCACCCGCCGGTGCGCGCCGAGATCTACCTCGCTGCGGAGGCGCCTCCGGGCGCGGAGCGGCCGGCCGTGGGGCTCTATCGGCTCGGAACGCGCGTCTGCCAGGACATCGCGGCGCTACCGGAGTTCGCACGCGAGCCCTGGTCCACGGGAAGGCTGGAGGGCGCGCTCGACTACGCCGATTTCCGGGTTGCGCCGGCGTCGCGCGAGGGGTTCGCCCCGGACGCCTCGTATCACCCCTTCGTGGACGCGGTTCGCGGGGTGGAGCCGATTCTCCTGAAGCGGCTGCGCCGCGAAGAAGAAGCGCGCGACGAACAGGCCGGGCGGTCGCTAGTGCGCGAGCTGCAGTCGGCGTTCGCGCGCCTTCTCAAGGACCTTCCGGCCGGGGACTACGATTGGTTCGGCGCCGACGGCCGGCGCCCATTCGCGGGCGGAGGAGAGGGGCGCCCCGGGGGCCCCGACGCCGTGCCCGGAGGCAGGGACGGCACACAGGACGAGTTGGAAAGGGCGGCGGATCGTCCCGGGGTCACACCCGAGGCCGGCGAGGCGACCGCCGGCATGGCGCTTGACGGAGCGACCGAAGAGGCGGAAGCGGAGCCGATCATGCAGCCGGCACTGCTCACCGGACCGCTCGAGCGAGTCGTCATCCGGCCTGCAATCGTGCGCGTCGCAATCGGACGGCGCCGCCGGCTGGCGGCCATCGCGTTCGACGCTTCGGGCCTCGTCATCCAGAGCGGGTCCGTGCCGGAGATCGACCGTGGCCTGGAGTACGCCTGGACTCTTTCTCCCGGTGCGGCATCGCTCATCGTCGAGCCCGGCGGCCGGGCAATCGTCGAGGCGGGGGGCTGTCCGGGGCGCGGCAGGCTTGCGGTGCGCGTGCGCCAGGGGGCCGGGGACGCACACACGCGCGAGGCGTCGGCCGAGGCGGACGTCCTCATGGAAGCGGAGGCGGCGCGCCGGGCGTTTCCGCCCCCGGTCTTCGTGCACGCGGCGGGCGAGACGTGGCGCTCCCGCTGGAATGGGGCCTCGGGGAAGCTCGAGGTGAACTCCGCCCACTCCGACTACCAAGTCGCGCGCCCGCATCCCGCTCGCCGCCGGCGCTACCTCGGGCGGCTGTATGCGAAGGAGCTCGTTCTCCACAACTTCGGGCACGAACCGCCCTCCGCCATCCTGGAGCGCCTGCTCGAGGTGCTCACGCGATTGGACGAACACCTGTAGCTCTGGAGGCAGCCTGCCGGAGGCTACGCGGAGCCTTGCCCGAGGAGCGGCTTCCGCCCTCGGGTTCATGCACAATGTAAGTCCTCGTCCAATCGCGCTGCAGTGGCAGCTAGGCGCCCGTCCGTCCCGGATTGAGCACGAACTTCAGCTTCGGGCCGGTGAAGACGAACCCCTGGGACTCGTGGAAGCGCCGGGTCCGGTCCCAGGCGGGGGACTCGGGGGCGGTCACGTCGATGCGGCCCCAGCCGCGTCGGGCGGCCAAGTCCTTCACGGCGGCGATCAGGCG
It contains:
- a CDS encoding ATP-binding protein, whose amino-acid sequence is MIEKPQTGQGTRRAPRRAKPLSRLKIGDEWTAIQIIARSQANPQKAVAELVENSIDAGATRIIITRGRRRGRVFLRVSDDGRGVPLNEEGIPDFDYVATHICDSLKRRLGERQRGGVQGEFGIGLLGFWSIGRELEMVSQTGEAPPHMMILRSGSRTYERRRNLGGRTGPGVDVTIHEVHREVQSRLTAERLQRYLGEELRERIRRQGVTIVLEDRLPPSKTLEVRPAVFRGERIVEIGEIPVADHPPVRAEIYLAAEAPPGAERPAVGLYRLGTRVCQDIAALPEFAREPWSTGRLEGALDYADFRVAPASREGFAPDASYHPFVDAVRGVEPILLKRLRREEEARDEQAGRSLVRELQSAFARLLKDLPAGDYDWFGADGRRPFAGGGEGRPGGPDAVPGGRDGTQDELERAADRPGVTPEAGEATAGMALDGATEEAEAEPIMQPALLTGPLERVVIRPAIVRVAIGRRRRLAAIAFDASGLVIQSGSVPEIDRGLEYAWTLSPGAASLIVEPGGRAIVEAGGCPGRGRLAVRVRQGAGDAHTREASAEADVLMEAEAARRAFPPPVFVHAAGETWRSRWNGASGKLEVNSAHSDYQVARPHPARRRRYLGRLYAKELVLHNFGHEPPSAILERLLEVLTRLDEHL
- a CDS encoding GNAT family N-acetyltransferase; the protein is MVPEAEDEHHDSGSGRVTPRAGDPRLVESFAIYANGTYGVINEMYVAPPFRSQGVGGRLIAAVKDLAARRGWGRIDVTAPESPAWDRTRRFHESQGFVFTGPKLKFVLNPGRTGA